One region of Drosophila subobscura isolate 14011-0131.10 chromosome J, UCBerk_Dsub_1.0, whole genome shotgun sequence genomic DNA includes:
- the LOC117893364 gene encoding 2-amino-3-ketobutyrate coenzyme A ligase, mitochondrial — protein MVSTLDFESSDPSSNLAGGRHYSAAAQTQLREILGTQLAGIKEAGTFKAERIITSSQSTQITVQGSEKRILNFCANNYLGLANNPEIVEYSRTLLEKYGAGLSSVRFICGTQDIHKQLEQKIAQFHGREDTILYASCFDANAGIFEAILTPEDAVFSDELNHASIIDGIRLCKAKKQRYKHRDLADLERQLRESDGRLKLIATDGVFSMDGNIAPLARIVELAKKYDALVFVDECHATGFFGATGRGTEEYDNVMGEVDIINSTLGKALGGASGGYTTGPTELISFLRQKSRPYLFSNTLPPAVVAVGLKVMDMLLASSELTQRVQSNTQRFRTAMTKAGFTIAGENHPICPVMLGDARLASKFADEMLTRGIYVIGFSYPVVPQGKARIRVQISAAHTEAEIDQAIGAFIEVGRSLKVIQ, from the exons ATGGTTAGCACTCTGGACTTTGAATCCAGCGATCCGAGTTCAAATCTCG CAGGCGGACGTCACTATAGCGCCGCAGCACAGACACAACTGCGCGAAATACTTGGCACCCAGCTGGCTGGCATCAAGGAGGCGGGCACCTTCAAGGCTGAGCGCATCATCACATCGTCGCAGAGCACCCAGATCACGGTGCAGGGCAGCGAGAAGCGTATACTAAACTTCTGCGCCAACAATTATCTGGGACTGGCG AACAACCCAGAGATCGTGGAGTATAGCCGCACGCTGCTGGAGAAATACGGAGCCGGCCTGAGCTCGGTTCGTTTTATCTGCGGCACTCAGGACATTcacaagcagctggagcaaaAGATTGCCCAGTTCCACGGGCGTGAGGACACCATTCTCTATGCCTCGTGCTTCGACGCCAATGCCGGCATTTTCGAGGCCATACTCACGCCGGAGGACGCTGTGTTCTCGGATGAACTGAACCACGCATCGATCATTGACGGCATTCGCCTGTGCAAGGCCAAGAAGCAGCGCTACAAGCACCGCGACCTGGCCGACCTGGAGCGGCAGCTGCGCGAGAGCGACGGACGCCTCAAGTTGATTGCCACCGATGGCGTCTTCTCGATGGATGGAAATATAGCGCCGCTGGCACGCATTGTcgagctggccaagaagtACGACGCGTTGGTCTTTGTGGACGAGTGCCATGCCACGGGCTTCTTTGGCGCCACCGGACGCGGCACCGAGGAGTACGACAATGTCATGGGCGAGGTGGACATCATCAACTCCACGCTGGGCAAGGCTCTGGGAGGCGCCTCGGGTGGCTACACCACTGGCCCCACGGAACTCATCTCCTTTTTGCGCCAAAAGTCTCGACCGTATCTGTTCTCCAACACTCTGCCGCCTGCTGTCGTGGCTGTGGGGCTGAAGGTCATGGACATGCTGCTGGCCTCCAGCGAACTGACGCAGCGCGTGCAGAGCAACACGCAGCGCTTCCGGACAGCCATGACCAAGGCTGGCTTCACCATAGCCGGCGAGAATCATCCCATTTGTCCCGTGATGCTGGGCGATGCTCGACTCGCATCGAAGTTTGCCGATGAGATGCTCA CTCGTGGCATTTATGTGATTGGCTTCAGCTACCCGGTGGTGCCGCAGGGCAAGGCACGGATACGCGTGCAAATCTCCGCTGCCCACACAGAGGCTGAAATCGATCAGGCCATTGGCGCCTTCATAGAGGTCGGTCGCTCGCTCAAGGTGATCCAGTAG
- the LOC117895036 gene encoding kinesin-like protein Klp68D: MSAKSRRPGTASSQTPNECVQVVVRCRPMSNRERTEGSPEVVNVYPNRGVVELQNVVDANKEQRKVFTYDAAYDASASQTTLYHEVVFPLVSSVLEGFNGCIFAYGQTGTGKTFTMEGVRGNDDLMGIIPRTFEQIWLHINRTENFQFLVDVSYLEIYMEELRDLLKPNSKHLEVRERGSGVYVPNLHAINCKSVDDMIRVMKVGNKNRTVGFTNMNEHSSRSHAIFMIKIEMCDTETNTIKVGKLNLIDLAGSERQSKTGASAERLKEASKINLALSSLGNVISALAESSPHVPYRDSKLTRLLQDSLGGNSKTIMIANIGPSNYNYNETLTTLRYASRAKSIQNQPIKNEDPQDAKLKEYQEEIERLKRLIAPQQQQRSEKQGTIKKQRVKKPKKEPQSQELTGSALQASTAELQADEDRDSDGDGAESESDKENEAEVAKSNEELERERVENAKLAAKLAELEGQLVRGGKNLLDTYSERQIELEKKLVEIAERKKREIEIQQQLELQEETTLEIRERNVSLEQEVELKKRKLSKCYAKYLALQQELNDCKHDHNQDLRELEMAQNELVKELKRQLLIIDNFVPIEVKQRLYTQAKYDEEQEEWKFSSLPLPLPPSADGRQGNRRPVSHPQRRRPTSEHALQEAKSNAPSSLRFKSENIVSYELEMPCRTTQEYRTPKVSASLQAVLAQAMQTGGDDIDIVDSHTNSLRSRLENIINANSSSNGVSGSGAGSLAASTAGSVPMPNGRNTKSSRGLPSAATALDSNRRPPTGRIPAKKPASAYPKARGLVNK, from the exons ATGAGTGCCAAGAGCAGGCGCCCTGGcaccgccagcagccagacaCCGAACGAGTGCGTCCAGGTGGTTGTGCGATGTCGGCCGATGAGCAATCGCGAACGCACCGAGGGCTCCCCGGAAGTGGTCAATGTCTATCCGAACAGGGGCGTGGTGGAGCTGCAGAATGTGGTGGACGCCAACAAGGAGCAGCGAAAGGTCTTCACCTACGACGCCGCCTACGATGCCAGCGCCTCGCAGACAACACTCTACCACGAGGTGGTCTTTCCCCTGGTTAGCTCCGTGCTGGAGGGCTTCAATGGCTGCATATTCGCCTATGGCCAGACGGGCACCGGCAAGACCTTCACCATGGAGGGAGTGCGCGGCAACGACGACCTCATGGGCATCATTCCACGCACCTTTGAGCAGATCTGGCTGCACATCAATCGCACGGAGAACTTTCAGTTTCTGGTGGATGTCTCCTACCTCGAAATCTacatggaggagctgcgcgatCTGCTGAAGCCCAACTCGAAGCATCTGGAGGTGCGGGAACGCGGCTCCGGCGTCTATGTGCCCAATCTGCATGCCATCAACTGCAAGAGCGTCGACGACATGATCCGTGTCATGAAGGTGGGCAACAAGAATCGCACCGTGGGATTCACCAACATGAACGAGCACAGTTCGCG CTCACATGCCATTTTCATGATCAAGATCGAGATGTGCGACACGGAGACGAACACCATTAAGGTGGGCAAGCTGAATCTGATCGATTTGGCTGGCAGCGAGCGACAGTCGAAGACGGGCGCATCCGCCGAACGGCTGAAGGAGGCGAGCAAAATCAATCTGGCGCTCTCCTCGCTGGGCAACGTGATCTCCGCGCTGGCCGAGAGCTCGCCCCATGTGCCGTACCGCGACTCGAAGCTGACGCGTCTGCTGCAGGACTCGCTGGGCGGCAACTCAAAGACGATTATGATTGCCAACATTGGGCCGTCGAACTACAACTACAATGAGACGCTGACCACGCTGCGGTATGCCTCGCGGGCCAAGTCCATACAGAACCAGCCGATCAAGAACGAGGATCCGCAGGATGCCAAGCTGAAGGAGTACCAGGAGGAGATCGAGCGGCTGAAGCGTCTGATtgcgccgcagcagcagcagcgcagcgagAAGCAGGGCACCATCAAGAAGCAGCGCGTCAAGAAGCCCAAAAAGGAACCCCAATCACAGGAACTCACGGGCAGTGCCCTGCAGGCATCCACCGCCGAACTGCAGGCGGATgaggacagggacagcgatGGCGACGGGGCGGAGTCCGAGTCGGACAAGGAAAACGAGGCCGAGGTGGCCAAGTCCAACGAAgagctggagcgggagcgcgTCGAGAACGCCAAGCTGGCGGCAAAACTTGCCGAGCTGGAGGGACAGCTGGTGCGCGGCGGCAAGAACCTGCTGGACACGTACAGCGAGCGCCAGATCGAGCTGGAGAAGAAGCTGGTGGAGATTGCGGAGCGCAAGAAGCGAGAGATCgagatccagcagcagctggagctgcaggaggagaccACCCTGGAAATTCGAGAGCGCAACGTCTCGCTGGAGCAGGAAGTGGAGCTGAAGAAGCGCAAGCTGTCCAAGTGCTATGCCAAGTACCTGGccctgcagcaggagctcaaCGACTGCAAGCACGACCACAACCAGGATCTGCGTGAGCTGGAGATGGCCCAGAACGAGCTGGTCAAGGAGCTGAAGCGCCAGCTGCTCATCATTGACAACTTTGTGCCCATCGAGGTGAAGCAGCGCCTCTACACGCAGGCCAAGTAcgacgaggagcaggaggagtggaAGTTTTCCTCCcttcccctgccactgccaccgtcCGCCGATGGCAGGCAAGGCAACAGGCGGCCCGTTTCCCATCCACAGCGTCGACGGCCCACCTCCGAGCATGCGCTGCAGGAGGCCAAGTCCAATGCGCCCAGCTCGCTGCGCTTCAAGAGCGAGAATATTGTGAGCTACGAGCTGGAGATGCCGTGCCGCACCACCCAGGAGTATCGCACGCCCAAGGTGTCCGCCTCGCTGCAGGCGGTGCTGGCCCAGGCCATGCAAACGGGCGGCGACGACATCGACATTGTGGACTCGCACACCAACTCGCTGCGCAGTCGGCTCGAGAACATCATCAAcgccaactccagctccaatgGGGTATCgggctctggcgctggctcACTGGCCGCCAGCACTGCCGGCAGTGTACCAATGCCCAATGGGCGCAACACAAAGTCCAGCCGTGGTCTGCCCAGTGCTGCGACAGCGCTCGACTCCAACCGACGTCCGCCCACGGGTCGCATTCCGGCCAAAAAGCCAGCTTCGGCCTACCCAAAGGCACGCGGCCTCGTCAACAAGTAA
- the LOC117895038 gene encoding LOW QUALITY PROTEIN: spliceosome-associated protein CWC27 homolog (The sequence of the model RefSeq protein was modified relative to this genomic sequence to represent the inferred CDS: inserted 2 bases in 1 codon): MSNIYIQEPPTSGKVLLKTTVGDIDIELWARECPKACRNFVQLCLEGYYNNTVFHRMVKGFIVQGGDPNGDGTGGESIYGQPFKDEFHSRLRYTRRGLVGMANSGKDDNASQFFFTFAETPELQSKNTLFGKVTGDTIYNMLKLEDGIVDHQERPMHAHRIMSTEVLTNPFDDIVPRAIAKAEKSKKVKKQRQGVKNFGLLSFGEEAEGDEVETNVFVKQNAGKAKSLHDVADDPKLSKEPIQVPKQERADSEEPLPNDNDEDENDKAKSSTGNYSELIKNKLSKTSAARTQKTTKPVVVESDXREEEDVLMTREQEQRLKISKEKTKIREEIASLKKQYQMDKISKDKLANGPEKTVKESNIKGGSENHYINDFIESKEIYTAKGKLQPKGQSREEFTLQLLAKFRNKVAGLKHKDGSEDGDADAVEEQPKSLDNGTVEKEIVGDDWLAHTLNFNSTVPVLAKDANSKGDDWYDAYDPRNPLNKRKRGANTGSSSKSNSNKKK; this comes from the exons ATGAGTAATATATACATCCAGGAGCCGCCCACATCGGGCAAGGTTCTGCTGAAGACCACAGTTggcgacatcgacatcgagcTGTGGGCCAGAGAGTGTCCGAAGGCATGCCGCAACTTCGTGCAACTTTGCCTGGAGGGCTACTACAACAATACCGTCTTCCATCGCATGGTAAAAGGATTCATAGTGCAGGGCGGCGATCCCAATGGCGATGGCACTGGCGGCGAGTCCATTTACGGACAGCCGTTCAAGGACGAGTTTCATTCGAGACTGCGGTACACGCGCCGCGGCCTGGTGGGCATGGCCAATTCGGGCAAAGATGACAACGCCTCGCAGTTCTTTTTCACGTTTGCCGAGACTCCGGAGCTGCAGAGCAAGAACACACTCTTCGGCAAGGTCACGGGCGACACAATCTACAACATGCTGAAGCTGGAGGATGGCATTGTGGACCACCAGGAGCGGCCCATGCACGCCCATCGCATTATGTCCACCGAGGTGCTCACCAATCCCTTTGACGACATTGTGCCGCGCGCCATTGCCAaagcagagaagagcaaaaaagTCAAGAAACAACGACAGGGCGTCAA AAACTTTGGCTTGCTTTCGTTTGGTGAAGAGGCAGAGGGCGACGAGGTGGAGACCAATGTGTTCGTTAAGCAGAATGCCGGAAAAGCCAAATCGCTGCACGATGTCGCAGATGATCCAAAGCTAAGCAAGGAACCGATTCAAGTGCCCAAACAGGAGCGGGCTGATAGCGAGGAGCCCTTGCCGAATGACAATGACGAGGATGAGAATGACAAGGCCAAGTCTTCCACTGGCAACTACTCCGAACTCATCAAAAATAAGCTCTCCAAGACATCGGCTGCACGTACCCAAAAGACTACGAAGCCTGTCGTTGTAGAGAGTGA ccgggaggaggaggatgtgcTAATGACTCGAGAGCAAGAACAAAGACTTAAAATATCCAAGGAAAA AACCAAGATTCGCGAAGAAATCGCTTCGCTGAAGAAGCAATACCAAATGGACAAAATCAGCAAGGATAAGCTGGCCAATGGCCCGGAGAAGACTGTAAAGGAGTCGAACATTAAGGGCGGCAGCGAAAATCATTACATCAACGACTTTATAGAGTCCAAGGAGATATACACTGCCAAGGGAAAGCTGCAACCCAAGGGGCAGTCCAG GGAGGAATTCACACTGCAGCTGTTGGCCAAATTCCGCAACAAAGTGGCTGGCTTGAAGCACAAAGATGGCTCTGAGGACGGTGATGCGGATGCGGTTGAGGAGCAGCCAAAGAGCTTGGACAACGGAACAGTGGAGAAGGAAATTGTGGGAGACGACTGGCTGGCGCACACCTTAAATTTCAACAGCACAGTACCCGTGCTGGCCAAGGATGCAAACAGCAAGGGCGACGATTGGTACGATGCCTACGATCCGCGTAATCCCCTCAACAAGCGCAAACGAGGCGCCAACACCGGTTCTTCCAGTAAATCaaattccaataaaaagaaataa